Proteins co-encoded in one Acidobacteriota bacterium genomic window:
- a CDS encoding PepSY domain-containing protein: protein MGLRKSAYVFHRWVSLAVCLQLVAWSAGGLFFSLFPLETIRGTADASRHQPAPLDLREGIVSPRQALDALGRAARASAPVTALCLHGDGDGSTVYRLLDADQRVLGVVDAVSGGLRPPLAAGEAARIAQRDFSPSAAVTSVEWIATDPPLEVRGRALPVWKVALDHPRRPHLYIDAVSGEVVARRNRLWRIFDFFWMLHIMDYSRRENFHHPLLTAASALALLSSLSGIALWSWRLGSFRRRRRRA, encoded by the coding sequence GTGGGACTGCGGAAATCGGCTTACGTTTTTCACCGCTGGGTCTCGCTGGCGGTTTGCTTGCAGCTCGTCGCGTGGAGTGCGGGAGGGCTGTTCTTCTCGCTGTTCCCGCTCGAGACGATCCGGGGGACAGCCGATGCGAGTCGGCACCAGCCCGCTCCCCTCGATTTGCGAGAGGGCATCGTCTCACCTCGGCAAGCCCTGGACGCCCTGGGCCGGGCGGCAAGGGCTTCGGCGCCCGTGACCGCCCTCTGTCTACACGGTGACGGGGACGGTTCTACGGTGTACCGGCTGCTCGATGCCGATCAGCGGGTACTGGGAGTGGTCGACGCCGTCAGCGGCGGGCTGCGGCCGCCGCTGGCGGCCGGTGAGGCGGCACGTATCGCGCAGCGGGATTTCTCGCCGTCGGCGGCGGTGACCTCCGTGGAGTGGATCGCCACCGACCCGCCGCTCGAGGTGCGTGGTCGCGCGTTACCCGTCTGGAAGGTGGCGCTGGATCATCCCCGCCGGCCCCACCTCTACATCGACGCCGTCAGTGGCGAGGTGGTTGCTCGCCGCAACCGGCTGTGGCGGATCTTCGATTTTTTCTGGATGCTTCACATCATGGACTACAGCCGGCGGGAGAACTTCCATCACCCGCTGTTGACCGCGGCCAGCGCCCTGGCGCTGCTTTCTTCCCTCAGCGGAATCGCGCTGTGGAGCTGGCGCCTGGGCTCGTTCCGCCGGCGCCGCAGGCGAGCCTAG